The following proteins are encoded in a genomic region of Chloroflexota bacterium:
- a CDS encoding membrane dipeptidase has protein sequence MDTQSLHRDAIIFDGHCDTLLEIQEGNWKLGERSERGHVDLPRLTEGGVTAQIFALYIAPEYLPARATWQALRLIDLFQREAEANADRLLLATRAADIEEAKRRGKVAGVLGLEGAEALEGDLGVLRLLYQLGLRNVGITWNFRNQAADGLGEKRTGGGLTEFGVKLIEELNRLGVMVDVAHLAPAGVRDVLAISQGPVVASHANAYAVCPHQRNLTDEQLEGIARSGGVVGVTFVASFVAEDKEQATLAKLLDHVDHIVKVAGIDHVGLGSDFDGYEEGVREIKDAASLPLITLGMAERGYSEEDIRKFLGGNWLRVFRQIVG, from the coding sequence TTGGACACACAGTCACTGCATCGGGACGCGATCATCTTCGATGGGCATTGTGATACTCTCCTTGAGATTCAAGAAGGCAATTGGAAATTGGGTGAGCGATCGGAGAGAGGTCACGTGGATCTGCCGCGCCTTACGGAAGGGGGTGTAACTGCACAGATATTCGCCTTGTACATCGCTCCCGAATATTTGCCCGCCCGTGCTACCTGGCAAGCGCTGCGCTTGATCGACCTCTTCCAACGCGAAGCCGAGGCGAATGCCGATCGCCTGCTTCTCGCTACCCGCGCTGCTGACATCGAGGAGGCCAAGCGGAGGGGTAAAGTAGCAGGAGTTCTAGGCCTCGAAGGCGCCGAGGCATTAGAAGGTGACTTGGGTGTGTTGCGTTTATTGTATCAACTTGGCTTGCGCAATGTAGGGATCACCTGGAACTTCCGCAACCAAGCCGCCGACGGTCTAGGAGAGAAACGCACTGGCGGGGGGCTCACTGAGTTTGGCGTCAAACTGATTGAGGAATTAAACCGCCTGGGCGTTATGGTGGACGTAGCGCACTTGGCCCCTGCGGGCGTGCGGGACGTGCTGGCCATCAGCCAAGGGCCAGTGGTAGCTTCTCATGCCAATGCCTATGCCGTTTGCCCGCACCAGCGCAATCTCACTGATGAGCAACTGGAGGGTATCGCTAGGAGTGGTGGGGTCGTAGGCGTCACTTTCGTTGCCAGTTTTGTGGCCGAAGATAAGGAACAGGCTACTCTGGCAAAACTGCTCGACCACGTGGACCATATCGTCAAGGTAGCCGGAATTGATCACGTGGGGCTGGGGTCAGACTTCGACGGCTATGAGGAAGGCGTACGAGAGATCAAAGATGCGGCCTCGCTACCCCTGATCACGTTGGGCATGGCCGAACGGGGCTACTCCGAAGAAGACATTCGCAAATTCCTGGGTGGCAACTGGTTGCGGGTGTTTCGGCAGATCGTGGGTTGA
- a CDS encoding ABC transporter ATP-binding protein — MSAAVIFEGVSKRFILEHERPRSFQEVMLRLVRPGSKSNREVFWALNDVSFTLEHGQTLGIIGANGSGKSTVLKLIGRIIQPTLGRITVNGRVSALLELGAGFHPDLTGRENIYLNGAIMGMSRRQVDERFDDIVSFAELERFIDAPVKHYSSGMYLRLGFSVAVHSNPEILLVDEILAVGDIEFQRKCLQRIDELVRGGVTIVFVSHNLAAVRNLCQTAIWLDEGIVRAQGDTQTVTDAYIEGYRAAHAAQLRATGRSSALRGRWGSGEVEITMVEFVDEAGRRCSEFVTGAPFRARIYYRAEKRVENPVFGIAIFRNDGVHITGPNTRVAGYPIPHLEGSGYIEYIASSLPLLEGSYDVTVAVHDEMEYVMYDCHPQMYSFKVRGGGIHERQGIVHIPSSWVLHAASSDKVNYD, encoded by the coding sequence ATGAGCGCTGCGGTCATTTTTGAGGGAGTTTCCAAGCGATTCATACTCGAACACGAGCGGCCTCGTTCTTTTCAAGAGGTAATGCTTCGTTTGGTCCGTCCCGGCTCAAAGAGCAATCGCGAGGTTTTCTGGGCCTTAAATGACGTGAGTTTCACCCTAGAGCACGGCCAGACACTGGGCATCATAGGGGCCAATGGCTCGGGCAAGAGCACGGTCCTAAAACTCATCGGCCGGATCATCCAACCCACCTTAGGTCGCATCACAGTGAACGGGCGGGTCTCCGCATTATTGGAGCTCGGTGCAGGCTTCCATCCCGACCTGACTGGCCGAGAGAATATCTACCTCAACGGGGCAATCATGGGCATGTCACGGCGGCAGGTGGATGAACGATTCGACGATATCGTCTCATTCGCTGAGTTAGAGCGTTTCATCGATGCGCCGGTCAAGCACTACTCCTCGGGCATGTATCTGCGCCTAGGGTTCTCTGTCGCCGTTCACTCCAACCCCGAGATCTTGTTAGTGGACGAAATTTTGGCTGTGGGCGACATAGAATTCCAGCGCAAGTGTTTACAGCGCATCGACGAATTGGTACGTGGTGGTGTGACCATTGTCTTCGTATCTCATAACCTCGCTGCGGTGCGAAATCTCTGCCAGACAGCAATCTGGCTGGATGAGGGCATTGTCCGCGCCCAAGGTGATACTCAGACAGTTACCGATGCTTACATAGAAGGTTATCGCGCTGCCCATGCGGCTCAGCTGCGCGCTACGGGCCGCAGCTCTGCACTCCGCGGTCGTTGGGGTTCTGGCGAAGTGGAGATTACTATGGTAGAGTTCGTAGATGAAGCCGGCCGACGGTGCAGTGAGTTTGTCACCGGCGCTCCCTTCCGAGCGCGAATCTACTATCGCGCAGAGAAGCGTGTAGAGAATCCAGTGTTTGGCATCGCTATTTTCCGTAACGATGGCGTACATATCACTGGTCCCAACACCCGAGTAGCAGGTTATCCAATCCCCCATCTTGAGGGTAGCGGCTACATAGAGTACATTGCGTCCTCGCTGCCGCTCCTGGAGGGCTCTTATGATGTCACAGTCGCCGTGCATGATGAAATGGAATACGTGATGTACGATTGTCATCCGCAGATGTATTCATTTAAAGTGCGCGGGGGTGGCATACACGAACGACAAGGCATTGTGCACATTCCTAGTTCCTGGGTGCTCCACGCGGCTAGTTCGGATAAAGTAAACTATGATTAA
- a CDS encoding glycosyltransferase family 4 protein produces MRILMVVHKFPPESLGGTEIHSESLARELAVRHEVTIFYRQYVNTTQEAAAIQSSTDLRLAPVRVQATARLSTLIGEFWYSFRNKAIERRFGALLEEVRPDIVHVQHVMGLSAELIPIAKKYGLPVVLTLHDYWYMCAKSQLIRPDEQVCEMVDTGPDCVLCAAARVGLSALRWVTPLATWPFFYRRRVMHRALQFVDRFIAPSQFLITKYIAHGLPRDKIVYIENGIRLPTALPNDMSRRNDRLCFAYLGAIAPQKGVHILIEAFNGLSPDSAELRIYGDLETFPDYVAKLRRDCRNPSVHFLGSVPHDRVLETIARADALIVPSLWFENSPLVIQEAAAVRVPVIASRNGALAEKVQEGKNGFLFTVGDPLALRAIIQTIVENPVQLEWVRAHIEPPKSIAETATQVEAVYWEALAVNRLEPAEPDSR; encoded by the coding sequence GTGCGTATCTTAATGGTGGTACACAAATTCCCTCCTGAGAGTCTTGGGGGGACAGAAATACATTCCGAAAGCCTGGCCCGTGAGTTAGCCGTTCGCCACGAAGTCACGATATTCTACCGCCAGTACGTCAATACAACACAGGAAGCTGCTGCCATACAGTCTTCTACCGACCTGCGCCTTGCTCCGGTGAGGGTCCAAGCGACGGCCCGGCTTAGCACCCTTATAGGGGAGTTCTGGTATTCCTTTCGCAATAAGGCAATCGAGCGGCGCTTCGGTGCGCTTCTGGAAGAGGTGCGCCCCGACATCGTGCACGTACAGCATGTGATGGGCCTTTCGGCAGAATTGATCCCCATCGCCAAGAAATACGGATTGCCGGTCGTGCTCACGCTGCACGATTACTGGTACATGTGCGCCAAGTCGCAACTCATCCGGCCAGATGAGCAAGTTTGCGAAATGGTGGATACAGGTCCTGACTGTGTCCTCTGTGCTGCGGCACGGGTTGGATTATCGGCCTTGCGTTGGGTGACACCTTTAGCGACCTGGCCTTTCTTCTACCGCCGCCGAGTGATGCATCGCGCTCTGCAATTCGTGGATCGTTTTATCGCACCTTCTCAGTTCCTTATCACCAAATACATTGCCCATGGACTCCCCAGGGACAAGATCGTCTACATAGAAAATGGCATTCGCCTGCCAACAGCGTTACCAAATGATATGAGCCGACGAAATGACAGGCTATGCTTCGCTTACCTGGGCGCCATAGCCCCACAGAAAGGCGTGCACATTCTGATAGAGGCCTTCAATGGTCTATCGCCCGACTCCGCGGAGTTACGTATCTATGGGGATCTAGAGACCTTCCCGGACTACGTGGCCAAGTTGCGCCGGGATTGCCGGAACCCAAGCGTGCACTTCCTGGGTTCGGTACCCCACGATAGAGTACTTGAAACCATTGCCCGGGCTGATGCATTAATTGTACCCTCGCTATGGTTCGAGAACTCGCCTTTGGTCATTCAGGAAGCAGCCGCTGTTAGGGTACCAGTGATTGCTTCTCGAAATGGGGCGCTGGCGGAGAAAGTGCAGGAGGGGAAAAACGGTTTTCTCTTCACCGTTGGGGACCCGCTGGCACTACGTGCCATTATCCAAACTATCGTGGAGAACCCTGTGCAACTGGAGTGGGTTCGTGCGCACATCGAGCCACCCAAGTCCATTGCCGAAACAGCCACACAGGTTGAGGCAGTGTACTGGGAAGCGCTCGCAGTGAACAGATTAGAACCCGCGGAGCCAGATTCTCGCTAA